A single window of Mycolicibacterium aurum DNA harbors:
- a CDS encoding FAD-dependent monooxygenase — MTPVAEVPVLIAGAGPIGLTAAVELARHGIGVRIVDPLRQPPLYAKAVGVQPRTLEIFEGMGVLRRILDAGVEMNGQIVFVNGREVGRIDLSLPPDVPFRFFCIPQYETERILREELALRGVHVERGVRLTGVDQDADGVTATLSGDLGGHSGEQTVRAGYLIGADGAHSVVRKSLGLTFDGAAFEEQYMLGDVEVDWSMPRGYAVRAMHQTDGVTDDLLVCIPLPGPGRYRMSMLVPDELATNNSQDAVTHGFSADRAPQLHHIQAVLDRLSPEPTVARTLRWSSVFRISHRIVDRYSRGRVFVAGDAAHIHPPTGAQGMNTGIQDAHNLAWKLALAVSGVAAPGLLDSYDAERRPVGEEVVGRTVRSARDGLGADSTDPSFVMRREGQLLIDYAGSPIVTGAAGTRAPDARGLTRDAVSAPFRLFTLFGARLHTVLLFAGAATAGPDVAALEAVAAAAARAAHGQLDVYLIADRDAEVSTTVLPLIRDGDGDFARQYGATGPSVFVVRPDGYLSFVQIGSVEAASVVAALGATFTPS; from the coding sequence GTGACCCCTGTTGCCGAAGTTCCCGTGCTCATCGCCGGCGCCGGGCCGATCGGGTTGACCGCCGCCGTCGAGCTCGCCCGCCACGGCATCGGCGTGCGCATCGTCGATCCGCTGCGGCAGCCTCCCCTGTACGCGAAAGCGGTTGGCGTGCAACCTCGCACCCTGGAGATCTTCGAGGGCATGGGGGTCCTGCGCCGCATCCTGGACGCGGGCGTGGAGATGAACGGCCAGATCGTGTTCGTCAACGGACGGGAAGTCGGTCGCATCGATCTGAGCCTGCCGCCCGACGTGCCATTCCGCTTCTTCTGTATTCCGCAGTACGAGACGGAGCGGATTCTGCGCGAGGAACTGGCCCTGCGGGGCGTGCACGTCGAACGGGGCGTCCGGTTGACCGGTGTGGACCAGGACGCCGACGGGGTGACGGCGACGCTGTCGGGTGACCTCGGAGGTCACTCGGGCGAGCAGACGGTGCGCGCCGGCTACCTGATCGGCGCCGACGGTGCGCACAGCGTGGTGCGCAAGTCGCTCGGGTTGACCTTCGACGGGGCCGCGTTCGAGGAGCAGTACATGCTCGGCGACGTCGAGGTCGACTGGTCGATGCCGCGGGGATACGCAGTGCGCGCCATGCACCAGACCGACGGCGTGACCGATGATCTGCTGGTGTGCATCCCGCTGCCCGGCCCGGGCCGCTACCGCATGTCGATGCTGGTGCCCGACGAACTCGCCACGAACAACTCACAAGACGCTGTGACGCACGGCTTTTCGGCGGACCGCGCGCCACAGCTCCACCATATCCAGGCGGTGCTCGACCGGCTCTCCCCCGAACCCACCGTCGCCCGCACCCTCCGGTGGTCGTCGGTGTTCCGCATCAGCCACCGCATCGTCGACAGGTACAGCCGGGGGCGGGTGTTCGTGGCGGGCGACGCCGCCCACATCCATCCTCCGACCGGTGCCCAGGGGATGAACACCGGCATCCAGGATGCCCACAACCTGGCCTGGAAACTGGCCCTGGCGGTGTCGGGCGTCGCCGCACCGGGGCTGCTGGACAGCTACGACGCCGAACGGCGACCCGTCGGCGAGGAGGTCGTCGGCCGCACGGTGCGCAGCGCCCGCGACGGGCTCGGTGCGGACTCCACCGACCCGTCGTTCGTGATGCGCCGCGAGGGCCAACTCTTGATCGACTACGCGGGCAGTCCGATCGTGACGGGCGCCGCGGGCACCCGCGCACCCGACGCCCGCGGGTTGACCCGCGACGCGGTCAGTGCACCCTTTCGGCTCTTCACGCTGTTCGGTGCGCGCCTGCACACGGTGCTGTTGTTCGCCGGTGCCGCGACGGCCGGGCCCGACGTCGCCGCACTCGAAGCCGTCGCCGCGGCGGCTGCGCGCGCGGCCCACGGACAGCTCGACGTCTACCTGATCGCAGACCGTGACGCCGAGGTCAGCACCACGGTGCTGCCACTGATCAGAGATGGGGACGGCGATTTCGCGCGTCAATACGGGGCCACGGGACCATCGGTCTTCGTGGTGCGTCCGGATGGATACCTGTCGTTCGTGCAGATCGGATCGGTCGAAGCGGCGAGTGTGGTGGCCGCGTTGGGTGCGACATTCACCCCGTCCTGA
- a CDS encoding ABC transporter ATP-binding protein/permease has protein sequence METEDQLDTQRFQPTLDWGREFLHSLQWVATTFVLTALCLLVILAVLVRVTEWGRQFWRITGAYFTGRRSVVVWPMVALLLLSVIVSVRLNVLLTYYVNDLFTSLQVAFQGGMSSGVAGFWASMRVFAVLAVCFVGRLLLDMYLMQRFIMRWRIWLSGRFIDDWLGDLAFYRSRFSGRPIDNPDQRIQHDIDVFTAGVGGTPNNPIYNSSNTLLFGAVEAVLSVLSFGPILWRLSEPVTIGGLTLPRALFWIVLVYVLIATIVAFAIGRPLIRLSYLNELRNAGFRYALVRVRDAGAAIGLYRGEPAERSVVKGRLDSVMTNYRGWLNRMMLYFGWNVSVSQTINPLPWLVQAQGLFAQRITFGDVWQSTNAFGAIHDSLSFFRNAYDQFASYRAVIIRLDGLADQNAHAGEFTAVQTADSDDGAFAIEGVEVRKPDGTPLVRTLDLRMKTGEALVITGASGIGKTVLMQSLAGMWPFASGQVRLPDGRDEAMFVPQLPYFPLGDLRTVVSYPHPPGTFEDKAVQQALFDVALSHLVIHLNDDQDWAKVLSIGEQQRIAFARILVSRPKTVFLDESTSAMDEGLEQMLYRLLRTELPDTIVVSVSHRASVQPFHTRHLELVGGGQWRLEQLESPG, from the coding sequence GTGGAGACTGAGGACCAGCTCGACACCCAGAGGTTTCAGCCGACTCTCGACTGGGGTCGTGAGTTTCTCCACTCACTGCAGTGGGTCGCAACGACATTCGTGCTGACGGCGCTGTGCCTGTTGGTGATCCTTGCCGTGCTCGTGCGGGTGACCGAGTGGGGACGCCAGTTCTGGCGCATCACCGGCGCGTACTTCACCGGTAGGCGCAGCGTGGTGGTCTGGCCGATGGTCGCCCTGCTGCTGTTGTCGGTCATCGTCTCGGTCCGGCTGAACGTGTTGTTGACCTACTACGTCAACGACCTCTTCACCTCTCTCCAGGTGGCATTCCAGGGCGGGATGTCCAGTGGCGTCGCCGGCTTCTGGGCCTCGATGCGGGTGTTCGCCGTGCTGGCCGTGTGTTTCGTCGGGCGGCTGCTCCTCGACATGTACCTGATGCAGCGCTTCATCATGCGGTGGCGAATCTGGTTGAGCGGGCGCTTCATCGACGACTGGCTCGGTGATCTCGCCTTCTACCGCTCACGGTTCTCCGGCCGCCCGATCGACAACCCCGATCAGCGGATCCAGCACGACATCGACGTCTTCACCGCCGGGGTCGGTGGCACACCGAACAACCCGATCTACAACTCCAGCAATACGCTGCTCTTCGGCGCCGTCGAGGCGGTCTTGTCGGTCCTGTCGTTCGGACCCATCCTGTGGCGGCTCTCGGAACCGGTCACGATCGGCGGACTGACCCTGCCCCGGGCGTTGTTCTGGATCGTCCTGGTCTACGTGCTGATCGCCACCATCGTCGCGTTCGCCATCGGGCGGCCCCTGATCCGGCTCAGTTACCTGAATGAGTTGCGCAATGCCGGGTTTCGATACGCACTGGTGCGGGTGCGCGACGCGGGTGCGGCGATCGGGCTGTACCGCGGCGAGCCGGCGGAGCGATCGGTGGTCAAAGGCCGGCTGGACTCGGTGATGACCAACTATCGCGGCTGGCTGAACCGCATGATGTTGTACTTCGGCTGGAACGTGTCGGTGAGCCAGACGATCAACCCGCTGCCGTGGCTCGTGCAGGCGCAGGGCCTGTTCGCGCAGCGGATCACCTTCGGCGACGTCTGGCAGTCGACGAACGCGTTCGGCGCCATCCACGATTCGCTGTCGTTCTTCCGCAACGCCTACGACCAGTTCGCGAGCTATCGGGCGGTGATCATCCGGCTGGACGGGCTCGCCGACCAGAACGCGCACGCGGGCGAGTTCACCGCGGTGCAGACGGCGGACTCCGACGACGGCGCATTCGCGATCGAGGGCGTGGAGGTGCGCAAACCCGACGGCACTCCGCTGGTGCGCACGCTGGATCTACGGATGAAAACCGGTGAGGCACTGGTGATCACCGGCGCGTCAGGAATCGGTAAGACCGTCCTGATGCAGAGTCTGGCCGGGATGTGGCCGTTCGCATCCGGTCAGGTGCGGTTGCCGGACGGCCGCGACGAGGCGATGTTCGTGCCGCAGCTCCCCTACTTTCCACTCGGCGACCTGCGCACGGTGGTGTCCTACCCGCACCCGCCCGGCACCTTCGAGGACAAGGCCGTTCAGCAGGCGCTGTTCGATGTCGCGCTGTCGCATCTGGTCATCCACCTCAACGACGACCAGGACTGGGCGAAAGTCCTCTCGATCGGCGAGCAGCAGCGGATAGCCTTCGCCCGGATCCTGGTGAGCAGGCCCAAGACGGTGTTCCTCGACGAGTCGACCTCGGCGATGGACGAGGGACTCGAGCAGATGCTCTATCGGTTGCTGCGCACCGAACTCCCGGACACCATCGTCGTCAGCGTCAGCCACCGCGCGTCCGTGCAGCCGTTCCACACCCGTCACCTCGAACTGGTGGGCGGCGGGCAGTGGCGGCTGGAACAGCTCGAATCGCCGGGTTGA
- a CDS encoding ABC transporter ATP-binding protein/permease, with amino-acid sequence MDMFTPTLDWGNELGTSLIWIAKGWAIAAVATMVALVLIGRYTVWGRQFWRVTRGYFVGRDSVIVWVWLAGLLLSVITGVRLSVLFSYQGNDMSTSFQVIAAGLGSGDDAVRQSGGSGFWLSMAVFAVLAVLNIALVMLDLYLAQRFMLRWRAWLTDQLTTNWLDGKAYYRARFIDSSIDNPDQRIQADIDIFTAGVNSQPNRPANGSETTLLFGAVSSIASMISFTAILWNLSGPVTLPFVGVELPKAMFVIGIVYILFATVIAFWIGRPIIGLSFNNEKFNAAFRYALVRLRDSSEAVAFYRGEIAERTGLRRRFAPVVHNYKKYVNRMTGFFGWNISITQAQELIPYVVQFQRFYSGEITLGALSQTAGAFRSILTGLSFFRNAYDDFAGYRAAIIRLYGLVVANDEGRELPTLTVAASSGGAVELDDVEVRKPDGTQLINPIDLRLKAGDTLAITGVSGTGKTTLLRSLAQLWPYTTGTLRCPPGPNETMFLSQMPYVPLGDLRAVLSYPRSEGEIPDEELIAMLNKVALPHLVERLDEEHDWAKVLSPGEQQRVAFARILLTKPKAAFLDEATSALDVGLETMLYRMVREDLPEAILVSVAHRGTVISHCDLELALLGDGEWRFGLRGADAP; translated from the coding sequence GTGGATATGTTCACGCCGACCCTGGACTGGGGCAACGAGCTCGGCACGTCGCTGATCTGGATCGCCAAGGGCTGGGCGATCGCCGCTGTCGCCACCATGGTCGCCCTGGTTCTGATCGGCCGTTACACGGTCTGGGGCAGGCAGTTCTGGCGGGTCACCCGCGGCTACTTCGTCGGCCGCGACAGCGTGATCGTGTGGGTCTGGCTGGCCGGCCTGTTGCTGTCGGTCATCACCGGTGTGCGGCTGTCGGTGCTGTTCAGCTACCAGGGCAACGACATGTCGACCAGTTTCCAGGTCATCGCCGCAGGCCTGGGCAGCGGCGACGACGCGGTGCGGCAGTCAGGCGGTTCCGGCTTCTGGCTGTCGATGGCCGTCTTCGCCGTTCTCGCGGTGCTCAACATCGCGCTGGTCATGCTGGATCTGTATCTGGCCCAGCGCTTCATGCTGCGCTGGCGGGCGTGGCTCACCGACCAGCTCACCACGAACTGGCTGGACGGGAAGGCGTACTACCGGGCGCGCTTCATCGACTCCTCGATCGACAACCCGGACCAGCGCATCCAGGCCGACATCGACATCTTCACCGCCGGCGTCAACTCCCAGCCCAACCGACCTGCCAACGGTTCGGAGACCACGCTGCTGTTCGGCGCGGTGTCCTCCATCGCATCGATGATCTCGTTCACCGCAATCCTGTGGAACCTGTCCGGACCGGTGACACTGCCGTTCGTCGGCGTCGAGCTGCCCAAGGCGATGTTCGTCATCGGCATCGTCTACATCCTGTTCGCCACGGTCATCGCGTTCTGGATCGGCCGGCCCATCATCGGGCTGTCGTTCAACAACGAGAAGTTCAACGCCGCGTTCCGCTATGCGCTGGTGCGGTTGCGGGACTCCTCGGAGGCCGTGGCGTTCTACCGCGGCGAGATCGCCGAGCGCACCGGGCTGCGCCGCCGGTTCGCGCCGGTGGTGCACAACTACAAGAAGTACGTCAACCGGATGACCGGCTTCTTCGGCTGGAACATCTCGATCACCCAGGCTCAGGAGCTGATCCCGTATGTGGTGCAGTTCCAACGGTTCTACAGCGGTGAGATCACCCTCGGCGCCCTCAGCCAGACCGCGGGTGCGTTCCGCTCGATCCTGACCGGGCTGTCGTTCTTCCGAAACGCCTACGACGACTTCGCCGGCTACCGTGCCGCGATCATCCGTCTCTACGGGCTCGTGGTCGCCAACGACGAAGGCCGCGAACTTCCCACGCTGACCGTGGCGGCCAGTTCGGGCGGGGCCGTCGAGCTGGACGACGTCGAGGTGCGCAAGCCCGACGGCACCCAACTGATCAATCCCATCGACCTCCGGCTGAAGGCCGGCGACACGCTCGCCATCACCGGCGTCTCGGGCACCGGCAAGACCACGCTGCTGCGCAGCCTCGCGCAGCTGTGGCCCTACACCACCGGCACCCTGCGCTGCCCGCCCGGCCCGAACGAGACGATGTTCCTGTCCCAGATGCCCTACGTTCCGCTCGGCGATCTGCGCGCCGTGTTGTCCTACCCGCGGTCGGAAGGCGAGATCCCGGACGAGGAACTGATCGCCATGCTCAACAAGGTGGCACTTCCGCACCTGGTGGAGCGCCTCGACGAAGAGCACGACTGGGCCAAGGTGCTCTCCCCCGGCGAGCAACAGCGCGTCGCATTCGCCCGCATCCTGTTGACGAAGCCGAAGGCGGCCTTCCTCGACGAGGCCACCTCAGCGCTCGACGTCGGCCTCGAGACGATGCTCTATCGGATGGTGCGCGAAGACCTGCCCGAAGCCATCCTGGTCAGCGTCGCCCATCGCGGCACCGTCATCAGCCACTGCGATCTGGAGTTGGCGCTGCTCGGCGACGGCGAATGGCGCTTCGGTCTGCGCGGCGCCGACGCGCCCTAG
- a CDS encoding FAD-binding protein codes for MSTQNIPETVSADDVTSWSEDADVVVIGFGIAGGSAAVSAAAAGARVLVLEKAAAAGGTTSMAGGHFYLGGGTAVQQATGHDDSPEEMYKYLVSQSREPEHDKIRAYCDGSVEHFDWLESLGFQFERSYYPGKVVVPPGTEGLSYTGNEKVWPFYEQAKPAPRGHSVPVPGELGGASMVIDLLVKRAADLGVQIRYETGATALVVDDDGAVVGVRWKHFTETGDIKANSVIIAAGGFAMNAEMVAEYTPALGAERKTKSHGTVAPYILGNPNDDGLGIGLGVSAGGVATNLDQLFITAAAYPPEILLTGVIVNKDGQRFVAEDSYHSRTSAFVLEQPGQSAYLIVDEAHMQMPEMPLIKFIDGWETVAEMEQALGIPAGNLAATLDRYNANAADGVDPDFHKQPDYLAPQDTGPWAAFDLSLGIAMYSGFTMGGLKVSIDGEVLREDGTAIAGLYAAGACASNIAQDGKGYASGTQLGEGSFFGRRAGEAAGRRVG; via the coding sequence GTGAGCACCCAGAACATCCCGGAAACAGTGAGCGCCGACGACGTCACGTCCTGGTCGGAGGACGCCGACGTCGTGGTCATCGGCTTCGGCATCGCGGGCGGCAGCGCCGCCGTCAGCGCGGCCGCCGCCGGCGCCCGTGTCCTGGTGCTGGAAAAGGCCGCCGCCGCGGGCGGAACCACCTCGATGGCGGGGGGTCACTTCTATCTGGGCGGCGGAACCGCCGTCCAGCAGGCCACCGGGCACGACGACTCGCCCGAAGAGATGTACAAATATCTGGTCTCGCAGTCGCGCGAGCCCGAGCACGACAAGATCCGCGCCTACTGCGACGGCAGCGTCGAACACTTCGACTGGCTGGAGTCGCTGGGCTTCCAGTTCGAGCGCAGCTACTACCCGGGCAAGGTCGTCGTCCCGCCCGGCACCGAAGGGCTGTCCTACACCGGCAACGAGAAGGTCTGGCCGTTCTACGAGCAGGCCAAGCCGGCACCGCGCGGGCACTCCGTGCCGGTGCCCGGCGAGTTGGGTGGCGCATCGATGGTGATCGACCTGCTGGTGAAGCGGGCGGCGGACCTCGGCGTGCAGATTCGCTACGAGACAGGAGCAACCGCGCTCGTTGTCGACGACGACGGTGCGGTGGTCGGAGTGCGGTGGAAGCATTTCACCGAAACCGGTGACATCAAAGCCAATTCGGTGATCATCGCGGCCGGCGGCTTCGCGATGAACGCCGAGATGGTGGCCGAGTACACGCCTGCGCTCGGCGCCGAACGCAAGACCAAGAGCCACGGCACGGTAGCTCCCTACATTCTGGGCAACCCCAACGACGACGGACTTGGAATCGGGTTGGGCGTGTCAGCGGGCGGGGTCGCCACCAACCTCGATCAGCTGTTCATCACCGCCGCGGCCTACCCACCCGAGATCCTGCTCACCGGCGTCATCGTCAACAAAGACGGCCAGCGGTTCGTCGCCGAGGACTCCTACCACTCGCGCACGTCGGCGTTCGTGCTCGAACAGCCCGGCCAGTCGGCATACCTCATCGTCGACGAGGCCCACATGCAGATGCCCGAGATGCCGCTGATCAAGTTCATCGACGGCTGGGAGACCGTCGCCGAGATGGAGCAGGCGCTGGGAATCCCGGCGGGCAACCTCGCCGCGACGCTGGACCGCTACAACGCCAACGCCGCCGACGGTGTCGACCCGGACTTCCACAAACAGCCGGACTACCTCGCGCCTCAGGACACCGGCCCATGGGCGGCGTTCGACCTGAGCCTGGGCATCGCGATGTACTCCGGCTTCACCATGGGCGGGTTGAAGGTCTCGATCGACGGCGAGGTACTCCGCGAGGACGGCACCGCGATCGCCGGGCTGTATGCGGCGGGCGCGTGCGCGTCCAACATCGCCCAGGACGGCAAGGGCTACGCGAGCGGCACGCAGCTGGGCGAGGGGTCGTTCTTCGGGAGGCGGGCGGGAGAGGCCGCCGGGCGTCGGGTGGGATAA
- a CDS encoding VOC family protein, with amino-acid sequence MHDQTPVQIAWVTRDLAATEASLTALLGAKKWIRMPGTHFGPNACTLRGEPADFVADVSLSYAGDTQLELIAPVSGASIYSEFLDQCGPGLHHICVAAADSEGFDAAVAAAERDGAPVVMAGSMPGGMRFAYVSAAQAGVPYLEFAYIPPEIQALFDHIKQEQK; translated from the coding sequence ATGCATGACCAGACACCTGTCCAGATTGCCTGGGTGACGCGGGACCTCGCCGCCACCGAAGCGTCGTTGACCGCGCTGTTGGGCGCCAAGAAGTGGATCCGGATGCCCGGCACCCACTTCGGCCCCAACGCGTGCACCCTCCGTGGCGAACCCGCCGACTTCGTCGCCGACGTGTCGCTGAGCTACGCCGGCGACACCCAGTTGGAGCTGATCGCCCCGGTGAGCGGGGCCAGTATCTACAGCGAGTTCCTCGACCAGTGCGGCCCCGGTCTGCACCACATCTGCGTCGCCGCGGCCGACAGCGAGGGGTTCGATGCCGCGGTTGCGGCCGCCGAACGCGACGGCGCGCCCGTCGTGATGGCCGGCAGCATGCCCGGAGGAATGAGGTTCGCCTACGTGTCCGCGGCGCAGGCCGGCGTGCCGTACCTCGAATTCGCTTACATACCACCAGAGATCCAGGCGTTGTTCGACCACATCAAACAGGAGCAGAAGTGA